ACGTTAAGTTTGCTTTGAATATTTGGCCACCTTTTTGGGGGGCGGGCATACGCATTGAAGAGATCAGTGAGGACTTTCGTTCTGTGAAGGTTCGTTTGAAGCTGCGCTGGTGGAACAAGAATGCCAACCGCTCTCAGTTTGGAGGCAGCATCTTTGCAATGACGGATCCTATCTACTCTTTGATGCTGATGGGGATATTGCGCGAACAGTATTATGTATGGGATAAAGAAGCAAGTATCGATTTTATTAAGCCGGGATTTTCCGATCTTCGAGCCGAATTTGTGGTGAGTCAGGACATGTTGGATGACATATTGCAGAGCACTGCCACTGGAGAAAAGTGCTTTCCTGAATTTGTTACTCATATCCAGAACAACAAGGGCGAGGTTGTATCGACTATTCAGCGTAAGCTGTATATTCGTAAAAAGGCTGAGTATCGAGAAATGCAAGCCAGTGATACCGAATCAGTGGGAGCATAGAGTTTTGCTGCTTTAGATACAAAAAAACCTCCAATAGGAGGTTTTTTACGTTTATGAAGAATTAGTCTTCTAGCTCAGCTAGGCACATTTCTTCATAAAGCTGCTTAGTCCAGCTCGATACGCGCTCATCCGTCAGCTCTGGTTGACGATCTTCGTCAATACATAGACCAACAAATTGAGATTCGTCACCTTCAACGAGTGCTTTTGACGCTTCAAATTCGTAGCCATCTGTTGAAGTGTAACCGATGATAGTGCCACCTTTGCCTTCAACGATGTCACGTACTGTACCCATAGCGTCACAGAAGTATTCTGCGTAATCTTCTTGGTCACCACAGCCGAAGATAGCCACTAGCTTAGTAGAGAAGTCGATGCCCTCTAGCTCAGGGAAGAAGTCATCCCAATCTGCTTGAGCTTCGCCGTAATACCAAGTTGGGATACCAAGTAGAAGCAGATCGAAGTTATCGATGTCTTCTTTACTACTTTTAGCGATGTCTTGAACGTGGATGAGCTGTTTACCCAATTGTTTTTGGATCATCTTTGCAATAGCTTCTGTGTTGCCAGTATCGCTACCAAAGAATAGACCTACACTTGCCATAGATTCAGTACCTTTTTATCTGTCTTCGTTGGATTCAGGAACAGTGGCGATTAGCCCAGTCCTGTGCCTTCCCAGCTAAGCTGAATAATGCCTTTTGCGACAAAACCTGCACAGCCTAAGAACAGCACAAGCCACACAATACGTCGACCAAACTCGGGGACATTGCCTTGTTTTAGTACATCTTTGATTGCCATACCGATCAGAAAAAAGATGGATGCAAACAATAGATCCAAACCAATGGACTCGAGTTTATCTATATGCTCGTAAAGCATGGTATTCCTTTGTGCCAATATGCTTGCGCGGAACTATACCATTGTTACTCGGTAAAGTTAATCCATGGAAATCAACCTGCTTACGATGTAGGTCAAAATTAGATGAATTTGCGTATCGCTCGCAATACCTCGTTTGGCTTTTCTGCGTGCAGCCAGTGACCCGTGTTCGCGACAATGTGGACCTTTACCTGACCAAACTGCTGTTGAATCTGTTGCTGATGATCCGCTTGGAGGTAGTCAGAGTCGGCACCTTTTAGAAACAGGACAGGCGTCTCGGTCTTGCGGATTGGTTGCCAGTCGAGTATCTGCATGTAGTTTTGCTCTAGGCCTTTGAGGTTAAAACGCCATCCCATATGCTCACCGGTGTTATAGAGCGACTTACCGAGAAACTGCCTAACTCCTTCCATTTCGATGTGCTCGCTCATTACTGCCATGGCTTCGCCGCGTGTCTTTGGTGTTTGCTGACAAACGGCATTGAGCCCCGCGAGCACGTTGTCATGTCGTCGGGTGTCGTATTTGACCGGAGACATGTCCATCACCACGAGTTTTTGGATAGGGTAGTCGTAATCACAAAGCTTCATCGCGACCTTTCCGCCCATGGAGTGACCAATAATAATCGGGTGTTTTACATTAAGTTCTTCAAGTAACTCAATGATATCGTTCGCCATTAATGAATAGCTATGTTCTTCGCTGTGAAACGAACGCCCATGATTGCGAAGATCGATGCTGATGACATCATGATCTTGCTTAAGTTCTCGAGCAAGCACGCCAAGGTTATTGAGGTCACCAAATAGTCCGTGGATGAGAACGACTGGCGCGCCGTGACCTTCTCTTTTGTAGTTTAATAAAGCTGACATTTTCTGTTATTCGTGATGTGTTTAACGTGGAGGTTCATCGCGGAACTCGTTATAATCATCCAGAGTTTAAACATAGAGATTGTGAAAAGCGAATGAAAACAATTGAGGTTGATGAGGATCTATACCGTTACATTGCAAGCCAGACCCACCACATTGGCGAAAGTGCTTCAGATATCTTACGACGTTTATTAAAGGTAGATGCAGCCGAGACGGAAAAGAGACCCGCTGCCGCTAAGACGATTGTCGTGAGTAAAGAGGCACCAAAAGTAGAAGCTGTTGATTCAGTAAAAGAGATGCGCTCTTTACTGATTTCAGACGAGTTTGCGGGCCTTAAGAAAGCGATTGACCGCTTTATGTTGGTCTTGTCTACTTTGCATCGCTTGAATCCAGAAGGTTTTTCAGAGGCGACGCAAGTGAAAGGTCGCAAGCGTGTCTACTTCGCTAACAATGAAGCGACCCTGCTAGAGAGTGGCAATACAACGAAACCAAAAGCCATTCCAAATACGCCGTTTTGGGTGATTACCAACACCAACACCAGTCGTAAGAGACAAATGGTCGAGCAGGTGATGACCATGATGGAATTCCCTGCAGAGCTCATCGAGAAAGTCACGGCTTCTATCTAAGATTTCGATTTAAACCTCATAATGTTCAAACTTAAACGAGTATTATGAGGTTTTTTGTATTTTTTAAGCTTGAATTTGAAAGGACGTCAGTTATGGCTATACACCCACGCGCGGGCCAAAAGGCTTTGCAAGAAGATTTGCATAATATCCCAGCGCTTGTTTCTAATTACTTCTTAGT
This window of the Vibrio maritimus genome carries:
- a CDS encoding DUF4442 domain-containing protein; its protein translation is MDRRLAKIYKPKYVKFALNIWPPFWGAGIRIEEISEDFRSVKVRLKLRWWNKNANRSQFGGSIFAMTDPIYSLMLMGILREQYYVWDKEASIDFIKPGFSDLRAEFVVSQDMLDDILQSTATGEKCFPEFVTHIQNNKGEVVSTIQRKLYIRKKAEYREMQASDTESVGA
- the fldA gene encoding flavodoxin FldA, which produces MASVGLFFGSDTGNTEAIAKMIQKQLGKQLIHVQDIAKSSKEDIDNFDLLLLGIPTWYYGEAQADWDDFFPELEGIDFSTKLVAIFGCGDQEDYAEYFCDAMGTVRDIVEGKGGTIIGYTSTDGYEFEASKALVEGDESQFVGLCIDEDRQPELTDERVSSWTKQLYEEMCLAELED
- a CDS encoding DUF2788 domain-containing protein; this translates as MLYEHIDKLESIGLDLLFASIFFLIGMAIKDVLKQGNVPEFGRRIVWLVLFLGCAGFVAKGIIQLSWEGTGLG
- a CDS encoding alpha/beta fold hydrolase, which gives rise to MSALLNYKREGHGAPVVLIHGLFGDLNNLGVLARELKQDHDVISIDLRNHGRSFHSEEHSYSLMANDIIELLEELNVKHPIIIGHSMGGKVAMKLCDYDYPIQKLVVMDMSPVKYDTRRHDNVLAGLNAVCQQTPKTRGEAMAVMSEHIEMEGVRQFLGKSLYNTGEHMGWRFNLKGLEQNYMQILDWQPIRKTETPVLFLKGADSDYLQADHQQQIQQQFGQVKVHIVANTGHWLHAEKPNEVLRAIRKFI
- the seqA gene encoding replication initiation negative regulator SeqA encodes the protein MKTIEVDEDLYRYIASQTHHIGESASDILRRLLKVDAAETEKRPAAAKTIVVSKEAPKVEAVDSVKEMRSLLISDEFAGLKKAIDRFMLVLSTLHRLNPEGFSEATQVKGRKRVYFANNEATLLESGNTTKPKAIPNTPFWVITNTNTSRKRQMVEQVMTMMEFPAELIEKVTASI